The Thermococcus thermotolerans genome contains a region encoding:
- a CDS encoding AAA family ATPase has translation MKAPFVYGRKVGREHFADREEEVERLKIAMMSGQNVIIYSPRRYGKSSLVGIALEELGKKVYPIEVDCSGVLTKKELAERISSAAIRTWKGRIEEFLRKLFKTTTPRIIIGKRLSVEFVVGEENTALEEALKLPKRLAEITGKRVVVVFDEFQEVSNLGKEVLPKMRAEFQKHKGVTYVFVGSKQGMMREIFQSPSSPFYNFGMHMILKRIPEGKFKPFIENKFKESGFEIDDELIDSVLRITKGHPHYTQMLCYRLWLNALLSKRGGISGEDLEKALEEILNETAEFFEEMWDSLTINQRRLLVAIARNESDLYSRDFLNRYGFERASTVQAALRALKEKELIVRENGKYLIENPLFELWILKVSEG, from the coding sequence ATGAAGGCACCCTTCGTCTATGGGAGAAAAGTGGGCAGGGAACACTTTGCAGACAGAGAGGAAGAGGTTGAGAGGCTCAAAATAGCCATGATGAGCGGTCAGAACGTTATCATATACTCACCAAGGCGCTATGGAAAGAGTTCCCTCGTGGGCATTGCCCTGGAGGAACTTGGGAAAAAAGTGTATCCGATAGAAGTCGACTGCTCGGGGGTCCTCACCAAGAAAGAGCTTGCCGAGAGAATAAGCTCGGCAGCGATAAGAACATGGAAAGGACGGATAGAGGAGTTCCTGAGGAAGCTGTTTAAAACAACAACGCCCAGAATCATCATAGGAAAAAGACTCAGCGTGGAGTTTGTTGTGGGAGAGGAAAACACCGCCCTCGAAGAAGCTCTAAAGTTGCCAAAGCGTCTCGCGGAGATCACAGGAAAGAGAGTTGTGGTCGTTTTTGATGAGTTCCAAGAGGTGAGCAACCTTGGAAAGGAAGTTCTCCCAAAAATGCGCGCCGAATTTCAGAAACATAAGGGCGTGACCTACGTCTTCGTGGGGAGCAAGCAGGGGATGATGCGTGAGATATTCCAGTCACCCAGCAGTCCCTTTTACAACTTCGGGATGCACATGATTCTCAAGAGAATCCCAGAGGGGAAGTTCAAGCCCTTCATTGAAAACAAATTCAAGGAGAGTGGGTTTGAGATTGACGACGAGCTGATAGACTCCGTGCTGAGGATAACTAAAGGACATCCTCACTACACGCAGATGCTGTGCTACCGACTGTGGTTAAACGCCCTCCTTTCGAAGAGGGGCGGTATATCCGGGGAAGACCTGGAGAAAGCCCTTGAAGAGATACTCAACGAAACAGCGGAGTTCTTTGAGGAAATGTGGGACTCCCTGACGATAAACCAGCGGAGGCTCCTCGTTGCGATAGCGCGGAACGAGAGCGACCTTTACTCAAGGGACTTCCTTAACCGATACGGCTTTGAAAGGGCTTCAACAGTCCAGGCGGCGTTGAGGGCCCTTAAAGAAAAGGAGCTGATAGTGCGGGAAAATGGAAAATACTTGATAGAAAATCCCCTCTTTGAGCTCTGGATACTCAAGGTAAGCGAGGGCTGA
- the cas4 gene encoding CRISPR-associated protein Cas4, giving the protein MEEYPLDDLLITGTEINYLFICPTKLWYFAKGITMEQESEWVDLGKFLHERRYGNEEKEVQIGRVKIDFIRKGEIIEVHEVKKGKSMEKAHEMQALYYLYYLKRLGVKAVAVLHYPQLNETKEITLDGREREVEEAIQEVAQIKSLPSPPKPVKSKKCRKCAYYELCWV; this is encoded by the coding sequence GTGGAGGAATACCCCCTCGATGACCTCCTCATCACCGGCACGGAAATCAACTACCTCTTCATCTGTCCGACAAAGCTCTGGTACTTCGCGAAGGGCATAACGATGGAGCAGGAGAGTGAGTGGGTCGACCTCGGCAAATTCCTCCACGAGCGGCGCTACGGCAACGAGGAGAAGGAGGTTCAGATCGGGAGGGTAAAGATAGACTTCATCAGGAAGGGCGAAATCATAGAGGTTCACGAGGTTAAAAAGGGCAAGTCCATGGAAAAGGCCCACGAGATGCAGGCGCTCTACTATCTCTACTACCTCAAACGGCTCGGTGTCAAGGCCGTGGCTGTTCTCCACTACCCCCAGCTCAACGAGACGAAGGAGATAACCCTCGACGGCAGGGAGCGGGAAGTTGAAGAAGCTATCCAAGAGGTAGCCCAGATTAAATCATTACCCTCCCCTCCGAAGCCGGTTAAATCGAAGAAATGCCGGAAATGCGCCTACTACGAGCTCTGTTGGGTCTGA
- the cas1b gene encoding type I-B CRISPR-associated endonuclease Cas1b, with translation MRKRSKTILSDGTLFRRENTLYFQNAKMEKPKPLVVEGIYDIYIYGHVNITSQALHYLAQKGIAVHFFNHYGYYDGSFYPKEKLHSGDLVIRQAEHYLDREKRLELARLFVKGSALNMGKNLKRWKVADGFSDLVRELFEELENARKITEIMNVEARIRSEYYSRWDEHLPEGFKIVKRTRRPPENEMNALISFLNSRLYATIVSELYNTQLVPTVSYLHEPGERRFSLALDLSEIFKPVIADRVANRLVRQGVIRKEHFREELNGVLLTKEGMRKVTEAYNAELRKSVRHPNLRKNVTKQRLIRLEAYKLMRHFVGSGRYEPLVAWF, from the coding sequence ATGCGAAAGCGCTCCAAAACGATTCTCTCCGATGGAACCCTCTTCCGGAGGGAGAACACCCTCTACTTCCAGAACGCCAAGATGGAAAAGCCAAAGCCCCTTGTGGTGGAGGGCATCTACGACATCTACATCTACGGCCACGTGAACATAACATCCCAAGCGCTTCACTACCTCGCCCAGAAGGGAATAGCGGTTCACTTCTTCAACCACTACGGCTACTACGACGGCAGCTTTTACCCGAAGGAGAAGCTGCACTCCGGAGACCTGGTCATAAGGCAGGCCGAGCACTACCTCGACCGAGAGAAGCGCCTTGAACTGGCGAGGCTCTTCGTTAAAGGCTCAGCCCTGAACATGGGGAAGAACCTGAAGCGCTGGAAGGTCGCCGATGGCTTCTCCGACCTGGTGAGGGAGCTGTTTGAGGAGCTTGAAAATGCCAGAAAAATAACCGAGATTATGAACGTTGAAGCCCGTATAAGGAGTGAGTACTATTCAAGATGGGACGAGCACCTGCCCGAGGGGTTCAAGATAGTCAAGCGCACGCGCAGACCACCGGAGAACGAGATGAACGCCCTGATAAGCTTCCTCAACTCAAGGCTCTACGCGACGATAGTTTCCGAGCTCTACAACACCCAGCTCGTCCCGACCGTCAGCTATCTCCACGAGCCAGGGGAGAGGCGCTTTTCCCTGGCGCTCGACCTGAGCGAAATTTTCAAGCCGGTCATAGCGGACAGGGTAGCCAACAGGCTCGTGAGGCAGGGGGTTATCAGGAAAGAACACTTCAGGGAAGAACTCAATGGAGTTCTGCTCACAAAAGAAGGCATGAGAAAAGTGACGGAGGCGTACAACGCTGAGCTACGGAAGAGCGTGAGGCACCCAAACCTGAGAAAGAACGTGACGAAGCAGAGGTTGATAAGGCTCGAAGCCTACAAGCTCATGCGCCACTTCGTTGGTAGCGGCAGGTATGAGCCGCTGGTGGCGTGGTTCTGA
- a CDS encoding PD-(D/E)XK nuclease family protein — protein MDYPEEIEEFNERIRNAIAGKTPERKIWVTSLSFCLRKAALSVYLGTFRYERTGEMLVGSILHEWLGNAVSGDDIEFEVPVEYTLDEGWKLVGRVDAVKGDYPLEFKFRGFTAGVMRAQRIRRSWMNRPGSPLSSSTRTST, from the coding sequence ATGGACTACCCTGAGGAGATTGAAGAGTTCAACGAGAGGATCCGTAACGCAATAGCCGGAAAGACGCCGGAACGGAAGATATGGGTGACTTCCCTGAGCTTCTGCCTTCGCAAGGCGGCGCTCTCTGTTTATCTTGGAACGTTCAGGTACGAAAGGACGGGGGAGATGCTCGTCGGCAGTATCCTGCACGAATGGCTGGGGAACGCCGTGAGTGGAGACGACATAGAGTTCGAGGTGCCGGTTGAATACACACTGGACGAGGGCTGGAAGCTCGTTGGGAGGGTGGATGCAGTTAAGGGAGACTATCCCCTGGAGTTCAAGTTCCGGGGGTTTACTGCGGGGGTGATGAGAGCCCAAAGGATCCGGAGGAGCTGGATGAACCGCCCAGGCTCGCCGTTGAGCAGCTCAACACGTACCTCAACATAA